The following coding sequences are from one Pongo abelii isolate AG06213 chromosome 3, NHGRI_mPonAbe1-v2.0_pri, whole genome shotgun sequence window:
- the DSPP gene encoding dentin sialophosphoprotein — MKIITYFCIWAVAWAIPVPQSKPLQRHVEKSMNLHLLARSNVSVQDELNASGTIKESGVPVHEGDRGRQENTQDGHKGEGNGSKWAEVGGKSFSTYSTLANEEGNIEGWNGDTGKAETYGHDGIHGKEENTTANGIQGKVSIIDNAGATNRSNTNGNTDKNTQNGDVGDAGHNEDVAVVQEDGPQVAGSNNSTDNEDEIIENSCRNEGNTSEITPQINSKRNGTKEAEVTPGTGEDAGLDNSDGSPSGNGADEDEDEGSGDDEDEEAGNGKDNSDNSKGQEGQDHGKEDDHDSSIGQNSDSKEYYDPEGKEDPHNDVDGDKTSKSEENSAGIPEDNGSQRVEDTQKLNHRESKRVENGITKESEPHTVGKSQDKGIEIKGPSSGNRNITKEVGKVNEDKEDKGQHGMILGKGNVKTQGEVVNIEGPGQKSEPGNKVGHSNTGSDSNSDGYDSYDFDDKSMQGDDPNSSDESNGNDDANSESDNNSSSRGDASYNSDESKDNGNGSDSKGPEDDDSDSTSDTNNSDSNGNGNNGNDDNDKSDSGKGKSDSSDSDSSDSSNSSDSSESSDSDSSDSNSSSDSSESSDSDSSDSNSSSDSDSSDSDSSDSNSSSDSSNSDSDSSDSSDSDSSDSSNSSDSSDSSDSDSSDSNSSSDSSDSSDSDSSDSSDSDSSDSSNSSDSSDSSDSSDSSDSSDSSESKSDSSKSDSNSSDSDSKSDSSDSNSSDSSDNSSDSNSSDSSDSSNSSNSSDSDSSDSSDSSSSSDSSNSSDSSDSSDSSNSDSSNSSESSDSSDSSDSDSSDSSDSSNSSDSSNSDSSDSSDSNDSSNSSDSSDSSNSSDSSDSSDSSDSSDSSDSSNSSDSSDSSDSSDSSDSNDSSNSSDSSDSSNSSESSDSSDSSDSSDSSDSSDSDSSNSSDSSNSSDSSDSSDSSNSSDSSDSSDSSDSSDSDSNDSSNSSDSSNSSDSNDSSNSSDSSDSSNSSDSSDSSDSSDSSDSSDSSDSSDSNSSNSSDSSNSSDSSNSSDSSNSSDSSDSSNSSNSSDSSNSSDSSDSSDSSNSSDSSDSSDSSNSSDSSNSSDSSNSSDSSDSSNSSNSSDSSDSSDSSDSSDSSDSSDSSDSSDSSDSSESSDSDSSDSSNSSDSSDSSDSSDSSDSSDSSDSSDSSDSSNSSDSSDSSDNSDSSDSSDSSDSNESSDSSDSSDSSDSSDSSDSSDSSDSSDSSNSSDSSDSDSTSDSNDESDSQSKSGNGNNNGSDSDSEGSDSNHSTSDD, encoded by the exons atgaagataattacatatttttgcaTTTGGGCAGTAGCATGGGCCATTCCA GTTCCTCAAAGCAAACCACTGCAGAGACATGTCGAAAAATCCATGAATTTGCATCTCCTAGCAAGATCAAATGTGTCAGTACAG gATGAGTTAAATGCCAGTGGAACCATCAAAGAAAGTGGTGTCCCGGTGCATGAAGGTGATAGAGGAAGGCAAGAGAATACCCAAGATGGTCACAAGGGAGAAGGGAATGGCTCTAAGTGGGCAGAAGTAGGAGGGAAGAGTTTTTCTACATATTCCACATTAGCAAACGAAGAGGGGAATATTGAGGGCTGGAATGGGGACACAGGAAAAGCAGAAACATATGGTCATGATGGAATAcatgggaaagaagaaaacaccACAGCAAATGGCATCCAGGGAAAAGTAAGCATCATTGACAATGCTGGAGCCACAAACAGAAGCAACACTAATGGAAATACTGATAAGAATACCCAAAATGGGGATGTTGGCGATGCAGGTCACAATGAGGATGTCGCTGTTGTCCAAGAAGATGGACCTCAAGTAGCTGGAAGCAATAACAGTACAGACAATGAGGATGAAATAATTGAGAATTCCTGTAGAAACGAGGGTAATACAAGTGAAATAACACCTCAGATCAACAGCAAGAGAAATGggactaaggaggctgaggtaacaCCAGGCACTGGAGAAGATGCTGGCCTGGATAATTCCGATGGGAGTCCTAGTGGGAATGGAGCAGATGAGGATGAAGACGAGGGTTctggtgatgatgaagatgaagaagcAGGGAATGGAAAAGACAATAGTGATAACAGCAAGGGCCAGGAGGGCCAGGACCATGGGAAAGAAGATGATCATGATAGTAGCATAGGTCAAAATTCGGATAGTAAAGAATATTATGACCCTGAAGGCAAAGAAGATCCCCATAATGACGTTGATGGAGACAAGACCTCCAAGAGTGAGGAGAATTCTGCTGGTATTCCAGAAGACAACGGCAGCCAAAGAGTAGAGGACACCCAGAAGCTCAACCACAGAGAAAGCAAACGTGTAGAAAATGGAATCACCAAAGAATCAGAGCCACACACTGTTGGGAAGAGCCAAGATAAG GGAATAGAAATCAAGGGTCCCAGCAGTGGCAACAGAAATATTACCAAAGAAGTTGGGAAAGTCAATGAAGATAAAGAGGATAAAGGACAACATGGAATGATCTTGGGCAAAGGAAATGTCAAGACACAAGGAGAGGTTGTCAACATAGAAGGACCTGGCCAAAAATCAGAACCAGGAAATAAAGTTGGACACAGCAATACAGGTAGTGACAGCAATAGTGATGGATATGACAGTTATGATTTTGATGATAAGTCCATGCAAGGAGATGATCCCAATAGCAGTGATGAATCTAATGGCAATGATGATGCTAATTCAGAAAGTGACAATAACAGCAGTAGCCGAGGAGATGCTTCTTATAACTCTGATGAATCAAAAGATAATGGCAATGGCAGTGACTCAAAAGGACCAGAAGATGATGACAGTGATAGCACATCAGACACTAATAATAGTGACAGTAATGGCAATGGGAACAATGGGAATGATGACAATGACAAATCAGACAGTGGCAAAGGTAAATCAGATAGCAGTGACAGTGATAGTAGTGATAGCAGCAATAGCAGTGATAGTAGTGAGAGCAGTGACAGTGACAGCAGTGATAGCAACAGTAGCAGTGATAGTAGTGAGAGCAGTGACAGTGACAGCAGTGATAGCAACAGTAGCAGTGATAGTGACAGCAGTGACAGTGACAGCAGTGATAGCAACAGTAGCAGTGATAGTAGTAATAGTGACAGTGACAGCAGTGATAGCAGTGACAGTGATAGTAGTGACAGCAGCAATAGCAGTGACAGTAGTGACAGCAGTGACAGTGACAGCAGTGATAGCAACAGTAGCAGTGATAGTAGTGATAGCAGTGACAGTGACAGCAGTGATAGCAGTGACAGTGATAGTAGTGACAGCAGCAATAGCAGTGACAGTAGTGACAGCAGTGATAGCAGTGACAGTAGTGATAGTAGTGACAGCAGTGAAAGCAAGTCAGACAGCAGCAAATCAGATAGCAACAGCAGTGATAGTGATAGTAAGTCAGACAGCAGTGACAGCAACAGCAGTGACAGTAGTGACAACAGCAGTGACAGCAACAGTAGTGACAGCAGTGACAGCAGCAATAGCAGTAACAGCAGTGATAGTGACAGCAGTGATAGCAGTGACAGCAGCAGTAGCAGtgacagcagcaacagcagcgaTAGCAGTGACAGTAGTGACAGCAGCAATAGTGACAGCAGCAATAGCAGTGAGAGCAGTGATAGTAGTGACAGCAGTGATAGTGACAGCAGTGATAGTAGCGACAGCAGCAATAGCAGTGACAGCAGTAATAGTGACAGCAGCGATAGCAGTGACAGCAATGACAGCAGCAATAGCAGTGACAGCAGTGATAGCAGCAACAGCAGTGATAGCAGTGACAGCAGTGACAGCAGTGACAGCAGTGATAGCAGTGACAGCAGCAACAGCAGTGACAGCAGTGATAGTAGTGACAGCAGCGATAGCAGTGACAGCAACGACAGCAGCAATAGCAGTGACAGCAGTGATAGCAGCAACAGCAGCGAAAGCAGTGACAGCAGCGATAGCAGTGACAGCAGCGATAGCAGTGACAGCAGTGATAGTGACAGCAGCAATAGCAGTGACAGCAGTAATAGTAGTGACAGCAGCGATAGCAGTGACAGCAGCAATAGCAGTGACAGCAGCGATAGTAGTGACAGCAGCGACAGCAGTGACAGTGACAGCAACGACAGCAGCAATAGCAGTGACAGCAGCAACAGCAGTGACAGCAACGACAGCAGCAATAGCAGTGACAGCAGTGATAGCAGCAACAGCAGCGATAGCAGTGACAGCAGTGATAGCAGTGACAGCAGTGACAGCAGTGATAGCAGTGACAGCAGTGATAGCAACAGCAGCAATAGCAGTGACAGCAGTAATAGTAGTGACAGCAGCAATAGCAGTGACAGCAGCAACAGCAGTGACAGCAGTGatagcagcaacagcagcaataGCAGTGACAGCAGCAACAGCAGTGACAGCAGTGACAGCAGTGATAGCAGCAACAGCAGCGATAGCAGTGACAGCAGTGATAGCAGCAACAGCAGCGATAGCAGTAACAGCAGTGATAGCAGCAACAGCAGCGATAGCAGtgacagcagcaacagcagcaataGCAGTGACAGCAGTGATAGCAGCGACAGCAGCGATAGCAGTGACAGCAGTGACAGCAGCGATAGCAGCGACAGCAGTGACAGCAGTGACAGCAGTGAAAGCAGTGATAGTGACAGCAGTGACAGCAGCAATAGCAGTGACAGCAGTGACAGCAGTGACAGCAGCGACAGCAGTGATAGCAGTGACAGCAGCGACAGCAGTGACAGCAGCGACAGCAGCAACAGCAGTGACAGCAGCGACAGCAGTGACAACAGTGACAGCAGCGACAGCAGCGACAGCAGTGACAGCAATGAAAGCAGTGACAGCAGTGATAGCAGTGACAGCAGCGATAGCAGCGACAGCAGTGACAGCAGCGATAGCAGTGACAGCAGtgacagcagcaacagcagcgaCAGCAGTGATAGTGACAGCACATCTGACAGCAATGATGAGAGTGACAGCCAGAGCAAGTCTGGTAACGGTAACAACAATGGAAGTGACAGTGACAGTGAAGGCAGTGACAGTAACCACTCAACCAGTGATGAttag